The proteins below come from a single Nostoc sp. KVJ3 genomic window:
- a CDS encoding Rho termination factor N-terminal domain-containing protein, translating to MKEEVNYPHIGQFHWQYFQQQGGKRNVAVSSTVPRVEMMLDSGMVKEFSDKKREHCYSVLFDSKYVFEYFYQKIVVNMGWENNGRIDIKVLRCFLDDFLLHCESKCSSREQQSIEAQALALSQQFPHKSFEQWKQELIGDIKQQWVGDFDEDNNREMSLGEQDIAADDTAIKLVSDEKEEDVANLGNRAEWLGEGIDDDADECEIFDGDNDIPSNEFWEQVNKGNKGEASISDRSIRELKKIATDLKIKGYSNMKKDELIAAIELNSNK from the coding sequence ATGAAGGAAGAAGTAAATTATCCCCACATCGGACAATTTCACTGGCAATATTTTCAACAGCAAGGTGGTAAACGAAATGTAGCAGTATCCTCTACCGTGCCAAGAGTAGAAATGATGTTAGACAGTGGGATGGTAAAAGAGTTCAGTGACAAAAAAAGAGAACATTGTTACTCAGTACTGTTTGATAGCAAGTACGTATTCGAGTACTTCTATCAGAAGATAGTAGTGAATATGGGATGGGAAAACAACGGGCGGATTGATATTAAGGTATTAAGATGCTTTCTCGATGACTTCTTATTGCACTGTGAATCAAAATGCAGTAGTAGAGAACAACAAAGCATTGAAGCGCAAGCGCTGGCATTATCGCAGCAATTTCCACATAAAAGCTTTGAACAGTGGAAGCAAGAGTTAATAGGCGATATTAAGCAACAATGGGTAGGAGATTTTGATGAAGACAACAATAGGGAAATGTCGTTGGGGGAACAAGACATTGCGGCGGACGATACTGCTATCAAACTTGTATCAGATGAGAAGGAAGAAGATGTAGCTAATCTAGGGAATAGGGCTGAATGGCTGGGAGAAGGCATAGACGATGATGCTGATGAATGCGAAATATTTGACGGTGATAACGATATACCGTCGAATGAATTCTGGGAACAAGTAAATAAAGGCAACAAAGGGGAAGCAAGTATTAGCGATAGAAGTATTAGGGAACTCAAGAAAATTGCCACTGACCTTAAAATAAAGGGCTATAGCAATATGAAAAAAGATGAACTAATAGCAGCAATAGAATTAAACAGCAACAAATAA
- a CDS encoding ribbon-helix-helix domain-containing protein has protein sequence MTISKNNERIQVTLDKEVIGFLDEQAQLEFRTRSAQAAFVIMKYLKERGYPINIDTSSKE, from the coding sequence ATGACCATCTCAAAAAACAACGAACGCATTCAAGTGACTCTAGACAAGGAAGTAATAGGATTTTTGGATGAACAAGCACAACTTGAATTTAGAACTAGGTCGGCACAAGCTGCATTTGTGATAATGAAATACTTAAAAGAACGCGGCTATCCGATAAACATTGACACTAGCTCTAAAGAATAA
- the cas1d gene encoding type I-D CRISPR-associated endonuclease Cas1d: MGTVYVTQTDAFIGKLDERLTVKAEQKTILDIPLIKIEGIVVLGRATVSPSVVSELLDRHICLTFLTENGRYLGRLEPEVTKNIFVRKAQWQAIGESQHAIHLVRGFVRGKLKNYRHSLLRTQREHPDVDLNNNITRLENAIAPIENTNNIDSLRGLEGAGSAAYFGCFQHLIKTPEFRFEARRRRPPTDPVNALLSLGYSLLRHDVQSALNIVGFDPYLGYLHVERYGRPSLALDLMEEFRPLIVDAVVLSLINKRSLTLADFTTEPLSGAVNLTKEGLRTFLSAYQQKKLSTFKHPVMGNKCTYQESFEIQARLLSKYLMNEIDKYPPLVLK; this comes from the coding sequence ATGGGAACAGTTTACGTAACACAAACTGACGCTTTTATTGGCAAACTAGACGAACGTCTCACTGTCAAAGCTGAACAAAAAACAATCTTAGATATCCCTTTAATTAAAATAGAGGGAATTGTAGTACTAGGAAGGGCTACCGTTTCCCCATCAGTTGTAAGTGAACTTTTAGATCGTCACATTTGTTTAACATTTCTCACAGAAAACGGACGATATTTAGGGCGTTTAGAACCAGAAGTTACCAAAAATATCTTTGTTCGGAAAGCCCAATGGCAAGCTATAGGAGAATCACAACACGCAATACATTTAGTCAGAGGATTTGTGCGCGGTAAATTGAAAAATTACCGCCATAGCTTACTTCGCACTCAGCGAGAACATCCTGATGTTGACCTGAATAATAACATCACTCGATTGGAAAACGCGATCGCACCAATCGAAAACACTAACAATATTGATTCCCTCAGAGGCTTAGAAGGTGCTGGTAGTGCAGCCTATTTTGGTTGCTTTCAACACCTAATTAAAACCCCAGAATTCCGATTTGAAGCCAGACGCCGCCGCCCACCAACCGATCCAGTTAACGCCCTACTGAGTCTTGGATATTCATTACTACGTCATGATGTGCAAAGTGCTTTAAATATTGTTGGCTTCGATCCTTATCTAGGATACTTGCACGTTGAGCGTTATGGTAGACCTTCCCTAGCCTTAGACTTGATGGAAGAATTTCGTCCTTTAATAGTGGATGCTGTAGTATTGTCGCTGATTAACAAGCGATCGCTCACGTTAGCTGACTTTACCACCGAACCGCTCAGTGGTGCCGTAAATTTAACCAAAGAAGGACTGCGTACATTTCTTAGCGCTTACCAACAAAAGAAACTATCGACTTTCAAACATCCAGTCATGGGAAACAAATGCACCTACCAAGAATCCTTTGAAATTCAGGCGAGGTTATTAAGTAAGTACCTCATGAACGAAATCGATAAATATCCCCCCTTAGTTCTCAAATAA
- the cas2 gene encoding CRISPR-associated endonuclease Cas2 produces the protein MYIVVSYDIPEDKRRTKIHSILKSYGQWMQLSVFECDVTPTQYAKLRSRLAKLIKPDTDSVRFYFLCGCCQRKIERIGGEQPRDETIFFAESASS, from the coding sequence ATGTATATTGTTGTCAGCTACGACATTCCAGAAGATAAGCGTCGGACTAAAATCCATTCCATTCTCAAGTCTTACGGACAATGGATGCAACTGAGTGTGTTTGAGTGCGATGTTACTCCCACTCAGTATGCTAAACTGCGATCGCGTTTAGCCAAATTGATTAAACCCGACACCGACAGCGTGCGCTTTTATTTTCTCTGTGGCTGTTGTCAGAGAAAAATCGAACGTATTGGAGGAGAACAGCCACGAGACGAAACAATTTTCTTTGCTGAGTCTGCTTCTAGCTAG
- a CDS encoding CPBP family intramembrane glutamic endopeptidase produces MVEQQKQEPEIPYLTRVQVLGAMGATAIILLIVAKLSLHFGNFSLFSWKWDEKDLLLGVGLGLVITALSGLTYRLWTAYRKSADYYLEVVLKPLTLPDLIWLGLLPGLSEELLFRGVMLSALGLDNLAVIISSLCFGILHLSGSQQWPYVIWATIVGMILAYSALLTGNLLVPIVAHMITNWISSYFWKMWQLRQLKNKL; encoded by the coding sequence GTGGTTGAACAACAAAAACAAGAGCCAGAAATTCCATATTTGACACGTGTCCAAGTACTTGGGGCGATGGGAGCGACTGCAATCATTTTGTTGATAGTCGCCAAACTTTCGTTGCACTTTGGCAACTTTTCCCTATTTTCCTGGAAGTGGGACGAGAAGGATTTGCTGTTAGGTGTAGGATTGGGATTGGTCATTACTGCCTTAAGTGGCTTAACTTATCGCCTTTGGACTGCCTATCGAAAAAGTGCAGATTATTATCTAGAAGTAGTACTCAAGCCTTTAACTTTGCCCGACTTAATTTGGCTGGGGTTGCTACCGGGTTTAAGTGAAGAATTGTTATTTCGAGGTGTAATGCTGTCAGCTTTAGGCTTGGATAACCTAGCTGTTATTATATCCAGTCTTTGCTTTGGCATCTTGCATCTTAGCGGTTCCCAACAATGGCCTTATGTGATTTGGGCAACAATTGTCGGCATGATATTGGCATATAGTGCCTTGTTGACAGGCAACTTATTAGTGCCGATTGTCGCTCACATGATTACCAATTGGATTTCTAGCTATTTCTGGAAAATGTGGCAATTGCGGCAATTAAAAAATAAACTTTGA
- a CDS encoding DUF3326 domain-containing protein codes for MHPYTAILIVPTGVGAAIGGYAGDALPVARVIAQVCDRLITHPNVLNGASLYWNLRNAFYVEGYGLDKFASGCWGLRPVRNNKVGLLLDQGIEPELRLRHIQAADAVRATLGLTLTDYVITDAPLNVELRTTASGASWGTIGNPDSLLRAAEILIKKAGAEAIAVVARFPDDMDEEAVQKYRHGEGVDPLAGAEAVISHLLVRTFQIPCAHSPALLSEPPQPDLSPRSAAEELGYTFLPCVLVGLSRAPQFIIEKGASASEKGDIWVDEVDAAIAPANACGSSALLSLSQRRCQIITVEENKTLIEVPPQPLGIKVIQVNSYLEAVGVLVAHKAGINPSALRPKLLPLQPVIKS; via the coding sequence ATGCATCCATACACAGCTATCTTAATTGTACCAACTGGCGTTGGGGCTGCCATTGGCGGTTATGCAGGAGATGCTTTACCTGTTGCTAGAGTTATAGCACAGGTTTGCGATCGCCTCATTACTCACCCCAATGTCCTGAATGGCGCAAGTTTGTACTGGAATCTCCGTAATGCTTTCTATGTTGAAGGTTACGGGCTTGACAAATTCGCCTCTGGATGCTGGGGGTTACGTCCAGTCCGTAACAATAAGGTAGGTTTGCTTTTAGACCAAGGTATTGAGCCAGAGTTACGGCTACGACATATACAAGCCGCCGATGCAGTTAGAGCAACCCTCGGATTGACTTTAACAGATTATGTAATTACTGATGCACCGTTGAATGTAGAACTACGGACTACAGCATCGGGAGCTAGTTGGGGAACAATTGGCAACCCGGATAGTTTATTACGGGCGGCTGAGATATTAATAAAAAAAGCGGGTGCAGAAGCGATCGCAGTTGTTGCGCGTTTCCCTGATGATATGGATGAGGAAGCAGTACAAAAATACCGCCACGGTGAAGGCGTTGATCCTTTAGCGGGTGCAGAAGCTGTAATTAGCCATTTGCTAGTGCGAACCTTTCAAATTCCTTGCGCTCATTCTCCCGCCCTTTTGAGCGAACCTCCACAACCTGATTTATCTCCCCGTTCCGCCGCCGAAGAATTGGGTTATACCTTTTTGCCCTGTGTTCTTGTAGGATTAAGTCGTGCCCCACAATTTATAATAGAAAAAGGAGCGAGTGCATCAGAGAAAGGAGATATTTGGGTAGATGAAGTCGATGCTGCGATCGCACCTGCGAATGCTTGTGGTAGCAGTGCTTTACTTAGTTTAAGCCAAAGACGATGCCAAATAATTACAGTAGAAGAAAATAAAACTCTAATCGAAGTTCCTCCTCAACCGTTGGGAATCAAAGTTATACAGGTAAACTCATATTTAGAAGCAGTAGGTGTATTAGTAGCACACAAAGCGGGCATCAACCCCTCCGCTCTCCGTCCCAAATTATTACCTTTGCAGCCAGTAATTAAAAGTTAG
- a CDS encoding 2Fe-2S iron-sulfur cluster-binding protein: MSKTYTVEINHQGKIHTLQVPEDETILSVADAAGLELPSSCNAGVCTTCAGQLSEGTVNQADGMGVSPDLQKQGYLLLCVAKPLSDLKLETEKEDIVYQLQFGKDK; encoded by the coding sequence ATGTCCAAAACTTACACCGTAGAAATTAATCACCAAGGCAAAATTCATACTTTGCAAGTTCCCGAAGATGAAACGATCTTATCAGTTGCCGATGCTGCTGGTTTGGAACTGCCGAGTTCTTGCAATGCTGGTGTTTGTACAACTTGCGCCGGTCAACTATCTGAGGGAACTGTGAATCAAGCTGATGGTATGGGCGTTAGTCCAGATTTACAAAAGCAAGGTTACTTATTGCTTTGCGTTGCCAAACCCCTTTCTGATTTGAAACTTGAGACGGAAAAGGAAGACATCGTTTATCAGTTACAATTTGGCAAAGACAAATAA
- the acnB gene encoding bifunctional aconitate hydratase 2/2-methylisocitrate dehydratase, translating into MLESYRKHVAERAALGIPPLPLDAKQTSELCELLKNPPKGQEDILLHLLSDRVSPGVDPAAYVKAGFLTAIAKEEITSPLIAPIEAVQLLGTMIGGYNVQSLIDLLQLPTVSLSDSSETPLVMGGQGKEPIAAYAANALSKILLVYDAFHDVLELSKTNPFAKRVIDSWAEAEWFTLRPTVPEAITVTVFKVPGETNTDDLSPAQSATTRPDIPLHALVMLESRQPGSLATIAELKKKGHPVAYVGDVVGTGSSRKSAINSVLWHTGNDIPFVPNKRAGGYVLGGAIAPIFFNTAEDAGALPIQCDVTKLETGMVITIHPYKGEITNEAGEVISTFDLKPDTILDEVRAGGRIPLLIGRTLTDKTRLALGLEPSTVFTRPQQAFDTGKGYTLAQKMVGKACGLPGVRPGTSCEPIITTVGSQDTTGPMTRDELTELACLGFSADLVIQSFCHTAAYPKPVDIKTHHELPDFFASRGGVALRPGDGIIHSWLNRMLLPDTVGTGGDSHTRFPLGISFPAGSGLVAFAAALGVMPLDMPESVLVRFKGELQPGVTLRDVVNAIPYIAIQKGLLTAEKQNKKNVFSGRILEIEGLPDLKVEQAFELTDASAERSCAGCTIKLSVETISEYLRSNVALLKNMIARGYHDPRTMLRRVAKMEEWLANPVLLEGDADAEYAEIIEIDLNEIKEPIVAAPNDPDNVKLLSEVANDPVQEVFVGSCMTNIGHYRATAKVLEGAGEVKTRLWIAPPTRMDEHQLKEEGVYSVFGAAGARTEMPGCSLCMGNQARVADGTTVFSTSTRNFNNRMGKDARVYLGSAELAAVCALLGRLPTVQEYLDIVASRIHPFADDLYRYLNFDQILGFEDEGRVIALEDMPRLEDILGMPTVAR; encoded by the coding sequence ATGCTGGAATCATATCGTAAACACGTTGCCGAAAGAGCAGCACTAGGAATTCCCCCCTTACCATTGGATGCGAAGCAAACATCTGAACTGTGCGAATTACTGAAAAATCCGCCAAAGGGTCAAGAGGATATATTATTGCATTTATTGAGCGATCGCGTTTCTCCTGGTGTCGATCCAGCAGCTTATGTCAAAGCTGGATTTCTCACCGCCATTGCCAAGGAGGAAATCACCAGTCCGTTGATTGCGCCCATCGAAGCGGTGCAATTATTAGGGACAATGATCGGTGGTTACAACGTGCAATCTTTAATTGATTTACTGCAATTGCCTACCGTATCTCTCTCAGACTCATCCGAAACCCCACTGGTAATGGGCGGACAAGGAAAGGAACCCATCGCCGCCTATGCCGCCAACGCTTTAAGCAAAATCCTCTTGGTGTACGATGCCTTCCACGATGTTTTAGAGTTGTCTAAAACCAATCCTTTCGCCAAGCGGGTGATTGACTCTTGGGCGGAAGCTGAATGGTTTACCCTTCGCCCCACAGTTCCAGAAGCGATTACTGTCACCGTTTTTAAAGTTCCTGGCGAAACCAATACCGACGATTTATCACCCGCCCAAAGCGCCACAACTCGCCCAGATATTCCCTTACACGCCTTAGTGATGTTAGAGTCACGGCAACCGGGAAGCTTGGCAACCATTGCTGAGTTGAAGAAAAAAGGGCATCCTGTAGCTTACGTAGGGGATGTAGTTGGTACTGGTTCCTCGCGGAAATCTGCCATCAACTCCGTATTGTGGCATACAGGAAATGATATACCTTTTGTGCCAAACAAACGCGCTGGGGGTTATGTTTTAGGTGGTGCGATCGCGCCAATCTTCTTTAACACAGCAGAAGATGCCGGTGCTTTGCCTATTCAGTGCGATGTCACTAAACTAGAAACCGGCATGGTAATTACCATTCATCCCTACAAAGGCGAAATTACAAACGAAGCTGGTGAAGTCATTTCTACCTTTGACCTTAAACCTGATACCATCCTCGATGAAGTCCGCGCAGGTGGACGCATCCCCCTACTTATTGGACGTACCCTCACCGACAAAACTCGTCTTGCACTTGGTTTAGAACCCAGCACCGTTTTCACCCGTCCCCAGCAAGCTTTTGATACAGGCAAAGGCTACACCCTAGCACAGAAAATGGTAGGTAAAGCGTGCGGATTACCTGGTGTGCGTCCCGGTACATCTTGCGAACCCATCATCACTACCGTTGGTTCTCAAGATACCACAGGCCCCATGACCCGCGACGAATTGACAGAACTCGCCTGTCTTGGTTTCAGTGCAGACTTAGTGATACAAAGTTTCTGCCATACTGCTGCTTACCCCAAACCAGTAGACATTAAAACCCATCACGAACTCCCCGATTTCTTTGCCTCTCGTGGCGGTGTTGCCCTGCGTCCCGGTGATGGTATCATCCACTCCTGGTTAAACCGGATGCTGCTACCTGATACAGTGGGAACTGGCGGCGACTCTCACACCCGCTTCCCCTTGGGTATTTCCTTTCCCGCCGGTTCTGGATTAGTGGCCTTTGCAGCGGCTTTGGGTGTCATGCCTTTAGATATGCCAGAGTCAGTATTGGTAAGATTTAAAGGAGAATTGCAACCAGGTGTAACTCTGCGGGATGTTGTGAATGCCATTCCCTACATAGCAATTCAAAAAGGTTTGCTGACAGCAGAGAAGCAGAATAAGAAAAATGTTTTCTCTGGGCGAATTCTGGAAATAGAAGGTTTGCCAGATTTAAAAGTTGAACAAGCCTTTGAACTCACCGATGCTAGTGCCGAACGTTCTTGCGCCGGATGCACAATTAAGCTGAGTGTAGAGACAATTTCGGAATATCTGCGTTCTAACGTAGCGTTGCTGAAAAATATGATCGCACGGGGCTATCATGATCCGCGTACCATGCTGCGCCGTGTGGCCAAGATGGAAGAATGGTTAGCAAATCCCGTGTTATTAGAAGGCGATGCCGATGCGGAGTATGCCGAAATAATTGAAATTGATTTGAACGAAATCAAAGAACCAATTGTTGCTGCTCCCAATGACCCCGATAATGTTAAATTATTATCGGAAGTTGCTAATGATCCAGTGCAAGAAGTATTCGTCGGTTCTTGTATGACGAATATCGGTCATTATCGGGCAACAGCGAAAGTTTTGGAAGGCGCAGGTGAAGTGAAAACTCGCCTGTGGATAGCACCACCAACGCGCATGGATGAACACCAATTAAAAGAAGAAGGTGTATACAGCGTGTTTGGGGCTGCGGGTGCGCGTACAGAAATGCCAGGGTGCAGTTTGTGTATGGGTAATCAGGCGCGAGTTGCTGATGGCACAACAGTGTTTTCTACCTCTACCCGCAACTTCAATAATCGCATGGGTAAAGATGCGCGAGTGTATCTTGGTTCAGCAGAATTAGCCGCAGTTTGTGCGCTGCTGGGACGGCTTCCTACAGTGCAGGAATACTTGGATATTGTGGCGAGTAGAATTCATCCTTTTGCAGATGATTTGTATCGGTATTTGAACTTCGATCAAATCCTCGGTTTTGAGGATGAAGGGCGAGTGATTGCGTTGGAAGATATGCCGAGACTTGAGGATATTTTGGGTATGCCGACTGTGGCGAGGTAG
- a CDS encoding DUF262 domain-containing protein yields the protein MKASETTLRNLLEGGKQFQIPLFQRPYSWKKENWETLWEDLMSLYNDDEKGFYFLGPIITQAEASYLIFASFFV from the coding sequence ATGAAAGCATCAGAAACAACTCTCCGTAACTTACTAGAAGGTGGTAAACAGTTTCAAATACCTCTTTTTCAGCGACCATACTCTTGGAAAAAAGAGAACTGGGAGACTCTGTGGGAAGATTTGATGAGTCTTTATAATGATGATGAAAAAGGTTTTTATTTTCTTGGGCCTATAATAACCCAAGCTGAGGCATCATACCTTATTTTTGCTTCTTTTTTTGTTTAA